In a genomic window of Candidatus Competibacteraceae bacterium:
- a CDS encoding CDP-alcohol phosphatidyltransferase family protein encodes MISLYAIKPGFQRLLRPIARCLHGRGVSANQVTLAALLLSLAAGGALCWAPPPAALLLLPPVLLLRMALNALDGMLAREFQGPTPLGAILNETGDVLADAGLYLPLILIPGVSAAAVVALVLLALLSEFCGVLGVQVGASRRYDGPLGKSDRALLLGGIALVLGLGAPGGGGLTALLWVANGLLALTCFNRLGGALRELKLCP; translated from the coding sequence ATGATCAGTTTGTACGCCATCAAACCCGGCTTTCAGAGGCTGTTGCGGCCGATCGCTCGTTGTCTGCACGGTCGAGGCGTCAGCGCCAATCAGGTCACGCTCGCCGCGCTGCTGTTGTCGCTAGCGGCGGGCGGGGCGTTGTGCTGGGCGCCGCCGCCGGCGGCCTTGTTGCTGTTGCCGCCAGTGCTGCTGCTCAGAATGGCCTTGAATGCCCTGGACGGCATGTTGGCTCGCGAATTTCAGGGACCGACTCCGTTGGGGGCGATCTTGAACGAAACCGGCGATGTGTTGGCCGACGCTGGTTTGTATCTGCCGTTAATCCTGATTCCCGGCGTATCGGCGGCGGCGGTCGTGGCGCTGGTGTTGTTGGCGCTGCTGAGTGAATTTTGCGGGGTGCTGGGCGTGCAGGTCGGAGCCAGTCGCCGCTATGACGGCCCGCTGGGCAAGAGCGACCGCGCCTTATTGCTCGGTGGGATTGCGCTGGTGCTCGGTCTCGGCGCGCCGGGCGGTGGCGGGTTGACCGCCCTATTATGGGTCGCCAACGGGCTGCTGGCGCTGACTTGTTTCAACCGGCTGGGCGGCGCGCTGCGGGAGCTGAAACTATGTCCGTGA